The nucleotide window CTTTCGACCAGCGCAAAAAAATCATTTCCCCGGTCCAACCCTCCTGCAATCAATACGACGGGTTGTTCAAATGCGTTCAAGGCTCGTGATGTCGCCAATATGTTGGTTGCTTTGGAATCGTTGTACACTTTTCGCCCATCCAACTCTTTGACAAATTGCAAGCGGTGTTCAACACCTGTAAATGTTGTCAATACGCTTTTCAGCGTATCAGTCGATACGTTTAGAAGTTTGGCAATCGCGACCGCAGCCAACACGTTTTCGAGATTGTGAATGCCGGGAAGGGCAATGTCCCCCGTTTGCAGCAAAGGTTGGTTCTGCCAATATACCGTTCCCGCTTCATGAGAGGCGCCTTCGGCTCGTCTATGTTTCACGGAAAATGGGATATTTGTTCCTTTTTGAGCCACTGCCAATCCTTTCACAACCTCATCATCAGCATTGTACACAAAATAATCATCAGCAGTCAGGTTACCGGCAATGTTGGCTTTTGAATGGATGTAATCGGCTCGCGTTCCGTGGTAATCAAGGTGGGCATCGAAAATATTCAAAAGCACGGCGATATGGGGGCGAAAATAAACGGTTCCCTTCAATTGAAAACTGGATACTTCTGTTACCATGTATTCATTTTCGCCCACCGATTCTGCTACTTCACAAGCGGGCAAACCGATATTGCCCGCGATTTTTGCGCTTTTATGATCGGCGAGCAACATTTCATGGACCAACTTCGTAGTCGTTGTTTTTCCGTTCGAACCTGTAATGGCGATAAGCTCTCCCTGCACGATCCAATACGCCAGTTCGAGTTCCGTTACGATCGGGATTTCCCTGTGCATGCCTTCCCGGACAATTGGATTGTCATACCGAATGCC belongs to Salicibibacter cibi and includes:
- the murD gene encoding UDP-N-acetylmuramoyl-L-alanine--D-glutamate ligase encodes the protein MTNHPLLSNLKNKTVLVLGFAKSGKAAAQLLAKHGARVIVNDAKSYGALTGTKELEAYGVQFVTGGHPLRMFDTPLHLIVKNPGIRYDNPIVREGMHREIPIVTELELAYWIVQGELIAITGSNGKTTTTKLVHEMLLADHKSAKIAGNIGLPACEVAESVGENEYMVTEVSSFQLKGTVYFRPHIAVLLNIFDAHLDYHGTRADYIHSKANIAGNLTADDYFVYNADDEVVKGLAVAQKGTNIPFSVKHRRAEGASHEAGTVYWQNQPLLQTGDIALPGIHNLENVLAAVAIAKLLNVSTDTLKSVLTTFTGVEHRLQFVKELDGRKVYNDSKATNILATSRALNAFEQPVVLIAGGLDRGNDFFALVESLTNVRAMAVYGETGEKLKEAGTRAGIPVIKHTGRLQEAVKAAYDASAEGDILLLSPACASWDQFKTFEERGECFVNAIEEL